A section of the Ogataea parapolymorpha DL-1 chromosome II, whole genome shotgun sequence genome encodes:
- a CDS encoding Conserved hypothetical membrane protein, with translation MHEDTPNLTWNDDVAKVAQNYADAYTCNGELVHSGNSLDGQSLGENLAYGYNFATAGAVDAWYDEINQYNYSDPGYSEATGHFTQLVWKSSTEIGCAYKYCGSYLGYYIVCNYLPIGNLVLIGDPSYFFERNVMPLKS, from the coding sequence TTGCATGAAGATACTCCTAACCTAACATGGAATGATGATGTGGCTAAAGTTGCACAAAATTACGCTGACGCTTACACATGTAACGGCGAATTGGTGCATTCAGGAAACTCTTTGGATGGCCAGAGTCTCGGCGAAAACTTAGCTTATGGCTACAATTTTGCTACCGCTGGTGCTGTTGATGCATGGTATGACGAGATTAATCAGTACAACTACTCAGATCCAGGATATTCGGAAGCTACGGGACATTTCACGCAGTTGGTCTGGAAATCGTCAACGGAAATTGGCTGCGCTTACAAATATTGCGGTTCTTATTTGGGCTACTACATTGTATGCAACTACTTGCCAATAGGTAATCTTGTGTTGATTGGTGACCCAAGTtatttctttgaaagaaatgTGATGCCTCTAAAATCATGA